From the genome of Halobellus litoreus, one region includes:
- a CDS encoding DnaJ domain-containing protein has translation MEDFYDLLEVPEDASTEEIDRAWRRKVRTYHPDINDDARANAQFKTLKKAHEVLADETERAAYDRLGHESYVNQRLDGLPTRGWPRTDATTGADAGSERSDTTKAGEDATASDRDASEAGASAGTGTRSENRRTAGERTSAGRTRTQTAGEGRRTSEGARRTAGGTERNSEETRRSGRGSSGSARTGASQTDRGTRASTGTSGRGTAGNGAASGSNAGTAGTTSSTTRSGIRSTPLLYGWLGVLLAGLVYVAGLWQYLRTNAGAVSTVRRTAITDPMTALTATHELLAPGRFVLESVTVDAPLTLLFPVGTVALAVALVAVVQSFGRGVAYLYALGGLVPLFALAAGPVVTLPDGVVLLLLLVCPLLATAGFLVDVGRVVL, from the coding sequence ATGGAGGACTTCTACGACCTGCTGGAGGTGCCCGAGGACGCCTCGACCGAGGAGATCGACCGCGCGTGGCGACGGAAGGTCCGTACGTACCACCCGGACATCAACGACGACGCCCGGGCGAACGCGCAGTTCAAAACGCTGAAGAAAGCCCACGAGGTCCTCGCCGACGAGACCGAACGTGCGGCCTACGACCGACTGGGCCACGAATCGTACGTGAATCAGCGACTCGACGGACTTCCGACGAGAGGATGGCCGCGGACGGACGCGACGACGGGTGCGGACGCGGGGAGCGAGCGCTCAGATACGACGAAGGCGGGCGAGGACGCGACCGCGAGCGACCGCGACGCGAGTGAGGCGGGGGCGAGCGCGGGAACCGGGACGCGCTCCGAAAACCGTCGGACAGCGGGGGAACGAACGTCCGCCGGACGGACGCGGACGCAGACCGCCGGAGAGGGGAGGCGGACTTCGGAAGGGGCGAGACGGACCGCCGGAGGGACCGAACGCAACTCCGAAGAGACGAGACGGAGCGGGCGCGGATCGTCCGGGAGCGCCCGTACCGGCGCGTCGCAGACCGATCGAGGAACGCGGGCGTCGACCGGTACCAGCGGACGGGGAACGGCGGGGAACGGGGCGGCGAGCGGATCGAACGCGGGGACGGCGGGGACGACGTCGTCGACGACGCGTTCGGGAATCCGGTCCACCCCTCTTCTGTACGGGTGGCTCGGGGTGCTGCTCGCGGGCCTCGTCTACGTCGCCGGTCTCTGGCAGTACCTCCGAACGAACGCGGGGGCGGTGTCGACCGTTCGTCGAACGGCGATCACGGACCCGATGACGGCGTTGACAGCGACCCACGAACTTCTCGCCCCGGGGCGGTTCGTCCTCGAATCGGTGACGGTCGACGCGCCGCTGACGCTCCTGTTTCCGGTCGGGACGGTCGCGCTCGCGGTGGCGCTCGTGGCAGTGGTGCAGTCGTTCGGCCGCGGCGTGGCGTATCTGTACGCGCTCGGCGGCCTCGTACCGCTGTTCGCACTCGCGGCCGGACCAGTCGTGACGCTTCCGGACGGCGTCGTCCTGCTACTCCTCTTGGTGTGTCCGCTCCTCGCGACGGCGGGCTTTCTCGTCGACGTCGGCCGCGTCGTTTTGTGA
- a CDS encoding uracil-DNA glycosylase family protein: MENVTDRVRNPFDMRPSCERFVPGYGDANADFHVVGDHPGVHGGLDTGVPFTNESGRRLQAALADAGLLRTTGDSPVPAETFLSYLHMCAPEDREPSQSSYDDLERFFDAELRAIAAHVLLPVGARATAHVLETYTAQAWKTEIDMEALHATELRGSGFLVVPIREPGEWNETHHDRLVDGIETLRSTDYRREADLGRFGAGNDPYMVR; encoded by the coding sequence GTGGAGAACGTCACAGACCGGGTTCGAAACCCGTTCGATATGCGCCCGTCGTGTGAGCGCTTCGTCCCGGGATACGGCGACGCCAACGCGGACTTCCACGTCGTCGGCGACCACCCCGGCGTCCACGGCGGCCTCGACACTGGGGTTCCGTTCACCAACGAATCGGGCCGTCGGTTGCAAGCGGCGCTCGCGGACGCCGGACTCCTGCGGACGACGGGCGACAGTCCGGTGCCGGCCGAGACCTTCCTCTCGTATCTGCATATGTGTGCTCCCGAGGACCGCGAGCCCTCCCAGTCGTCCTACGACGACTTGGAGCGGTTTTTCGACGCCGAACTCCGAGCGATCGCCGCCCACGTGCTCTTGCCGGTCGGTGCCCGAGCGACCGCACACGTGCTCGAAACGTACACCGCCCAGGCGTGGAAGACGGAGATCGATATGGAGGCGCTGCACGCGACGGAACTGCGCGGCAGCGGGTTCCTGGTCGTGCCGATCCGAGAGCCGGGCGAGTGGAACGAGACACACCACGACCGTCTCGTCGACGGGATCGAGACGCTCCGCTCGACGGACTACCGGCGTGAGGCCGATCTCGGCCGGTTCGGTGCCGGGAACGACCCCTATATGGTCCGCTGA
- a CDS encoding DUF5793 family protein — protein MRRDYFELDVENVSWVDEENDPKKPRVRIDFHGPKEVLEHRLSDPTGGYLDASETDVAFRLQDSLDEPDAAGVVSVTNRITGDFVLELNESADDVLTFIRAAREYGHDAADADGGRYRVEVSIDGEDLVTYEKQTFLVYDADGNLLRSHSLIPSGVEL, from the coding sequence ATGAGGCGGGATTACTTCGAGTTAGACGTCGAGAACGTCTCGTGGGTCGACGAGGAAAACGACCCCAAGAAGCCACGGGTACGGATTGACTTCCATGGTCCGAAGGAGGTGCTGGAGCATCGACTCTCGGACCCGACAGGCGGCTATCTGGACGCAAGCGAGACCGACGTCGCCTTCCGACTGCAGGACTCCCTGGACGAACCGGACGCCGCGGGCGTCGTGAGCGTCACGAACCGGATCACCGGCGATTTCGTCCTCGAACTCAACGAGTCCGCAGACGACGTGCTCACGTTCATCCGCGCCGCGCGCGAGTACGGCCACGACGCGGCGGACGCGGACGGCGGCCGCTATCGCGTCGAGGTGAGCATCGACGGCGAAGACCTCGTCACCTACGAGAAGCAGACGTTCCTCGTGTACGACGCCGACGGCAACCTCCTCCGGTCACACAGCCTGATCCCGTCGGGCGTCGAGCTCTGA
- a CDS encoding serine/threonine-protein kinase RIO2, with the protein MVRNVAGVMAELEPEDFYLLSGVEQGMRFSEWVNRGKLPELSNLSPEEVEYRLDRCATRELIERKTIQYEGYTLTAEGYDALALRTFSERDTIEGVGAPLGVGKESDVLEVQSYRPLALKFHREGYTNFREVMRERDYTADNRHVSWLYTARKAAEREYDALESLYPDVSVPRPIDHNRHAIVMAKLDGVELHRAKLPEDQVVGVLDLILREITAAYDAGYVHADMSEYNVAVSESGVTVFDWPQAVSTDHENARELVDRDVANLLSYFERKYPGSVPDLDPDSIGDSIASNDFETVRAHIA; encoded by the coding sequence ATGGTGCGGAACGTCGCCGGCGTGATGGCCGAGCTCGAACCCGAGGATTTCTATCTCCTCTCCGGCGTCGAGCAGGGAATGCGCTTTTCGGAGTGGGTCAACCGCGGGAAACTCCCGGAGCTGTCGAACCTCTCGCCCGAGGAGGTCGAGTACCGGCTGGACCGGTGTGCGACCCGCGAACTGATCGAGCGGAAGACGATCCAGTACGAGGGCTACACCCTCACTGCCGAGGGCTACGACGCGCTCGCTCTCCGGACCTTCTCCGAACGCGACACCATCGAAGGCGTGGGCGCACCGCTCGGCGTCGGCAAAGAGAGCGACGTCCTCGAAGTCCAATCGTACCGACCACTGGCGCTAAAATTCCATCGCGAGGGGTACACGAACTTCCGCGAGGTGATGCGGGAACGCGATTACACCGCCGACAACCGGCACGTCTCCTGGCTCTACACGGCTCGAAAGGCCGCCGAGCGCGAGTATGACGCGCTGGAATCACTGTATCCCGACGTCTCGGTGCCTCGTCCGATTGATCACAACCGCCACGCCATCGTGATGGCGAAACTCGACGGCGTCGAGCTCCACCGGGCGAAACTCCCTGAAGACCAGGTCGTCGGCGTGCTCGATCTGATCCTCAGAGAGATCACCGCCGCCTACGACGCGGGCTACGTCCACGCGGATATGAGCGAGTACAACGTCGCGGTCAGCGAGTCGGGCGTGACGGTCTTCGACTGGCCCCAGGCCGTCTCGACGGATCACGAGAACGCCCGGGAGTTGGTCGACCGCGACGTCGCGAACCTACTCTCGTACTTCGAGCGGAAGTACCCCGGTTCGGTCCCCGACCTCGATCCCGACTCGATCGGCGACAGCATCGCGTCGAACGACTTCGAGACGGTTCGAGCGCACATCGCGTAA
- a CDS encoding lipoate--protein ligase family protein, which yields MTDDPAGPLADREWRLIREEARDGPMQMALDEIAAETAADGGPRTVRAYRWRPSTLSLGYGQDPDTVDWEYCAAAGVSVTRRQTGGGGIYHDVDGDVSYSIVAPKSELPGDLMDAYHLLCEPILDAFGRLGIDADYVPESVPEIWKPACYLRELHPAHDIVASGRKISGNAQYRRRESVVQHGSLTYAVRAAEHLDVFAGHDVDPARFRERVVGVEELADVSRAEMVATVEEALGEWADAEEGSWTDDELDRARERAEEKYESDGWVRRRPDDRS from the coding sequence ATGACCGACGATCCGGCGGGTCCACTCGCAGACCGGGAGTGGCGGCTCATCCGCGAGGAGGCCCGCGACGGACCGATGCAGATGGCGCTGGACGAAATCGCCGCGGAAACGGCTGCGGACGGGGGTCCTCGGACGGTTCGCGCCTACCGCTGGCGGCCAAGCACGCTCTCGCTCGGCTACGGACAGGACCCTGACACCGTCGACTGGGAGTACTGTGCGGCGGCGGGGGTCTCGGTGACCCGGAGACAGACCGGCGGCGGCGGCATCTACCACGACGTCGACGGCGACGTCTCCTACTCCATCGTGGCCCCGAAGTCAGAACTCCCGGGAGACCTGATGGACGCGTACCACTTGCTGTGTGAACCGATCCTGGACGCGTTCGGGCGGCTCGGAATCGACGCCGACTACGTCCCCGAATCCGTCCCCGAGATCTGGAAGCCCGCGTGCTACCTCCGGGAGTTGCACCCGGCCCACGACATCGTCGCGTCGGGGCGGAAGATCAGCGGGAACGCGCAGTATCGCCGCCGCGAATCCGTCGTGCAGCACGGCTCGCTCACCTACGCCGTTCGCGCCGCCGAACACCTCGACGTCTTCGCCGGGCACGACGTCGATCCGGCGCGGTTCCGGGAGCGCGTCGTCGGGGTCGAAGAACTCGCCGACGTGTCGCGGGCGGAGATGGTCGCTACCGTCGAGGAAGCGCTCGGTGAGTGGGCCGACGCGGAAGAAGGGTCGTGGACCGACGACGAACTCGACCGTGCGCGAGAGCGCGCCGAGGAGAAGTACGAGAGCGACGGGTGGGTCCGACGCCGACCTGACGACCGGTCCTGA
- a CDS encoding deoxyribonuclease IV produces the protein MRVGAHESIAGGVANAVDRQLDDGGNCGQIFTHSPQVWQNPDIDEEDAAAFRERSREHDVGPWVIHSSYLVNLCTPKDGLREKSIDSMQREVDAAALLDVPYVNVHLGAHTGAGESQGLDNAVSALDELDVPDGVTVLVESDAGSGTKMGDDFAHLGYVLDESAQDLEVCLDTAHAFAAGYDLSTSEGVEETVEELDAEVGLDNLACVHLNDSKHECGTNKDEHAHIGEGLIGEDGMHAFVNHPGLRDVPLVLETPNEDGKGFAWNIERVRELREE, from the coding sequence ATGCGCGTAGGAGCACACGAGTCGATCGCCGGCGGCGTCGCGAACGCCGTCGATCGGCAGCTCGACGACGGCGGCAACTGCGGACAGATCTTCACCCACTCCCCGCAGGTGTGGCAGAACCCCGACATCGACGAGGAGGACGCCGCGGCGTTCCGCGAGCGCTCCCGCGAACACGACGTCGGTCCCTGGGTGATTCACTCTTCGTATCTCGTGAACCTCTGCACGCCGAAAGACGGCCTGCGCGAGAAGTCGATCGACTCGATGCAGCGCGAAGTCGACGCCGCTGCCCTGCTCGACGTCCCGTACGTGAACGTCCACCTGGGCGCCCACACGGGGGCGGGCGAGTCCCAGGGCCTCGACAACGCAGTCTCGGCGCTCGACGAACTCGACGTCCCAGACGGCGTCACCGTCCTCGTCGAGTCCGACGCCGGGTCGGGCACGAAGATGGGCGACGACTTCGCACACCTGGGGTACGTGCTCGACGAGAGCGCCCAAGACCTCGAAGTCTGTCTCGACACCGCCCACGCCTTCGCCGCCGGGTACGACCTCTCGACGTCCGAGGGCGTCGAGGAGACGGTCGAGGAACTGGACGCCGAGGTCGGTCTCGACAACCTGGCGTGCGTTCACCTGAACGACTCGAAACACGAGTGCGGGACCAACAAAGACGAGCACGCCCACATCGGCGAGGGGCTGATCGGCGAGGACGGGATGCACGCGTTCGTCAACCATCCGGGACTGCGCGACGTGCCGCTCGTCCTGGAGACGCCGAACGAGGACGGAAAGGGCTTCGCCTGGAACATCGAGCGCGTCCGCGAACTCCGCGAGGAGTGA
- a CDS encoding endonuclease/exonuclease/phosphatase family protein, whose amino-acid sequence MDEIPRSRRQLLRTGGRALAGASLLSAGAVSAAASGEPGGAASGGEEATDAESFEIAADGLTVATQNLGLGADFLSIARADTDAPIPERVGSLYADVRNGRPRARMAAVADALAAARPTVVGVQEAALVRRGPRSGGDPADPDADEVVVDFLAALLDALDARDAPYAPAAVATNADLEFPGRVDGDALDVRLTDRDAILVREDGEVAVAETRSATYDASLTLPIGAERTVEIERGYALATLQAGRVSITVANTHLEAGLESVRAAQAKELADALSDVSGSVVLLGDLNDGPSGTEPDGGTVEGSGDGTAERSDGVYGMLTELLSDATDGEIGGTCCRPSSFRPPDEDGLTRRIDHVLARYLTGADSRRLGVETFATDDGTQLWPSDHAGVLVELSTTSDESTTEASPTSDSNRTASGRSDEQTGGSDAAGSERPTTATGTPGFGVGTAAAALVGVAGGARLRRWLRRR is encoded by the coding sequence GTGGACGAGATCCCGCGCTCCCGACGGCAACTGCTCCGAACGGGCGGCCGCGCCCTCGCCGGCGCGTCGCTTCTCAGTGCCGGCGCTGTGAGCGCCGCGGCGAGCGGCGAACCCGGCGGTGCGGCAAGCGGCGGCGAGGAGGCCACCGACGCCGAATCGTTCGAGATCGCCGCCGACGGACTGACCGTCGCGACGCAGAACCTCGGCCTGGGCGCGGACTTCCTCTCTATCGCGCGGGCGGACACCGACGCGCCGATTCCCGAGCGCGTCGGTTCGCTGTACGCCGACGTCCGAAACGGGAGACCGCGGGCGCGGATGGCGGCCGTCGCCGACGCGCTCGCGGCGGCGCGGCCGACGGTCGTCGGCGTGCAGGAGGCCGCGCTCGTCCGCCGCGGCCCACGATCGGGCGGCGACCCCGCGGACCCCGACGCCGATGAGGTCGTCGTCGACTTCCTCGCGGCGCTTCTGGACGCTCTCGACGCCCGGGACGCGCCGTACGCACCCGCAGCCGTCGCGACGAACGCCGATCTGGAGTTCCCGGGTCGCGTCGACGGCGACGCGCTCGACGTCCGTCTCACGGACCGGGACGCGATCCTCGTCCGCGAGGACGGCGAGGTGGCGGTCGCCGAAACGCGGAGCGCGACCTACGACGCGTCGCTGACGCTTCCGATCGGGGCCGAGCGAACTGTCGAGATCGAACGGGGATACGCGCTCGCGACGCTGCAGGCGGGAAGGGTATCGATCACCGTCGCGAACACGCACCTCGAAGCGGGACTCGAATCGGTCAGGGCGGCGCAGGCGAAAGAACTCGCAGACGCGCTCTCGGATGTCTCCGGATCGGTCGTCCTGCTCGGCGATCTCAACGACGGACCGAGCGGGACGGAACCCGATGGCGGGACGGTCGAGGGATCCGGTGACGGGACCGCCGAGAGATCCGATGGCGTCTACGGGATGCTGACGGAGCTGCTCTCGGACGCCACGGACGGTGAGATCGGCGGGACGTGCTGCCGCCCGAGTTCGTTCCGCCCGCCCGACGAGGACGGGCTAACGCGCCGGATCGACCACGTTCTCGCGCGGTATCTGACGGGTGCGGACTCGCGCCGTCTGGGCGTCGAGACGTTCGCGACCGACGACGGCACCCAACTGTGGCCCTCGGATCACGCCGGGGTACTCGTCGAGTTGTCGACGACGTCCGACGAGTCGACGACGGAGGCGTCACCGACGTCGGACTCGAACCGGACGGCCTCGGGCCGGTCGGACGAGCAGACGGGCGGAAGCGACGCCGCCGGCTCCGAACGACCCACGACGGCGACCGGAACGCCCGGGTTCGGCGTGGGGACCGCTGCAGCGGCACTCGTCGGCGTGGCGGGCGGGGCGAGGCTCCGACGGTGGCTGCGACGGCGCTAG
- a CDS encoding class I SAM-dependent methyltransferase, whose product MRKFSPEYLRRTREGMWAGSREALEPLSLSDRKRVLDAGAGTGELARVLDAESPAAVVCLDADPELLGVARAETGLDAVGGDATRPPFADGSFDLVVCQALLVNLPDPAAALRAFADLSTDLVAAIEPDNADVGVDSTVEEEVELERRVRAAYIEGVETDVAMGDRLVSLFREAGLTEVRTRRYYHRKVTEPPYDDAALSAAARKASGGALSEHEAELRRTLSAEEFDALRGEWREMGRDVIDAMRAGTYRRAEVVPFDVVVGRGGG is encoded by the coding sequence GTGCGGAAGTTCTCGCCAGAGTATCTGCGTCGGACGCGCGAGGGGATGTGGGCGGGGTCCCGGGAGGCCCTGGAACCGCTCTCGCTGTCGGACCGCAAACGGGTCCTCGACGCGGGCGCTGGCACCGGCGAACTCGCTCGCGTCCTCGACGCGGAGTCGCCGGCCGCGGTCGTCTGTCTCGACGCCGACCCGGAACTCCTCGGCGTCGCGCGCGCGGAGACCGGACTCGACGCCGTCGGCGGCGACGCGACCCGCCCGCCGTTCGCGGACGGCTCGTTCGACCTCGTCGTCTGTCAGGCGCTCTTGGTCAACCTCCCGGATCCCGCCGCCGCGCTCCGGGCGTTCGCGGACCTCTCGACCGACCTCGTCGCGGCGATCGAACCAGACAACGCCGACGTCGGCGTCGATTCGACCGTCGAGGAGGAGGTGGAACTGGAGCGCCGCGTCCGCGCGGCGTACATCGAGGGCGTCGAGACGGACGTCGCGATGGGTGACCGCCTGGTGTCGCTGTTCCGAGAGGCAGGGCTGACAGAGGTGCGGACCCGGCGATACTACCACCGGAAGGTGACCGAACCGCCGTACGACGACGCGGCGCTGTCGGCGGCGGCGCGGAAGGCCAGCGGCGGTGCCCTCTCGGAGCACGAGGCGGAGCTCCGCCGGACGCTCTCGGCCGAGGAGTTCGACGCGCTCCGGGGCGAGTGGCGCGAGATGGGACGAGACGTGATCGACGCGATGCGAGCGGGGACCTACCGCCGCGCGGAGGTCGTCCCGTTCGACGTCGTCGTCGGCCGCGGTGGCGGCTAG
- a CDS encoding DUF7095 family protein has product MERSSALDRVESVLAAVEDERLPVPVREVWVYGDVALGLDPVDRLDVYVTKDLLLRSESETDTDFESTHGVKGVGGTVSAAWAEANPELVRTNASGYAAPEKCLAAHLLPDDEPVHLEVCNASFEDNVRQRLKGALARDTYEEILDPRGVCLYAEGQRSASALEKLRGGELAFPTLPDALSMLGLDEDTAAAAAAAVEEYRASQSGRSVRGDVV; this is encoded by the coding sequence ATGGAACGTTCGAGCGCACTCGACCGGGTCGAATCCGTCCTCGCCGCCGTCGAGGACGAGCGGTTGCCCGTTCCGGTTCGGGAAGTCTGGGTGTACGGCGACGTCGCCCTCGGTCTGGACCCGGTCGACCGACTCGACGTCTACGTCACCAAGGACCTGCTGCTCCGGAGCGAGTCCGAGACGGACACCGACTTCGAGTCGACCCACGGCGTCAAAGGCGTCGGCGGGACCGTCTCCGCGGCGTGGGCCGAGGCGAACCCCGAGTTAGTCCGGACGAACGCCAGCGGGTACGCCGCCCCCGAGAAGTGCCTCGCCGCGCACCTGCTGCCGGACGACGAGCCGGTCCACCTGGAGGTGTGTAACGCCTCTTTCGAGGACAACGTCCGACAGCGGCTGAAGGGCGCGCTCGCCCGCGACACTTACGAGGAGATCCTCGATCCGCGGGGGGTCTGTCTATACGCCGAGGGCCAGCGCTCGGCGTCCGCGCTCGAAAAGCTCCGCGGCGGCGAACTCGCCTTCCCGACGCTCCCGGACGCACTGTCGATGCTCGGCCTGGACGAGGACACCGCGGCGGCCGCCGCCGCGGCCGTCGAAGAGTACCGAGCGTCACAGTCGGGACGCAGCGTCCGCGGGGACGTCGTCTGA
- the ncsA gene encoding tRNA 2-thiolation protein NcsA: MECDKCGSDAVMHAGYSGAHLCEEHFRASVEKRVRRRIRRDSLVPRDASPDDPERWVLGLSGGKDSVVLAQILDETFGRDPRIEILALTIHEGIEGYRDESVEACVELAETLDLRHELVSYEDEFDVRMDDVVEDDPEGMAPCAYCGVFRRDLLETYAEEFDADILLTGHNLDDEAQTALMNVFEGDVEQMAKHFDASLGPFDERTESPHFVPRAKPLRDIPEKEVALYAHLRDLPAHITECPHASEAFRGEIQELLLKLEEDHPGTRHSIISGYEEIASMAADRYRGESTAEMRECERCGSKTTREVCRKCRLLESLEAV, encoded by the coding sequence ATGGAGTGCGACAAGTGCGGCAGCGACGCCGTGATGCACGCCGGCTACTCCGGCGCCCACCTGTGCGAGGAGCACTTCCGCGCCTCGGTCGAGAAGCGGGTCCGACGGCGGATTCGCCGCGACAGCCTCGTCCCGAGGGACGCGTCGCCGGACGATCCGGAGCGGTGGGTGCTCGGCCTCTCCGGCGGCAAGGACAGCGTCGTGCTCGCACAGATCCTCGACGAGACGTTCGGCCGAGACCCGCGGATCGAGATCCTCGCGCTCACGATTCACGAGGGCATCGAGGGCTACCGCGACGAGAGCGTCGAGGCCTGCGTCGAACTCGCGGAGACTCTCGACCTGCGCCACGAGCTCGTGTCCTACGAGGACGAGTTCGACGTCCGGATGGACGACGTCGTCGAGGACGACCCCGAGGGAATGGCTCCCTGTGCGTACTGCGGCGTCTTCCGGCGTGACCTACTCGAAACGTACGCCGAGGAGTTCGACGCCGATATCCTCCTGACCGGGCACAACCTCGACGACGAGGCCCAGACCGCCCTGATGAACGTCTTCGAGGGCGACGTCGAGCAGATGGCCAAGCACTTCGACGCGAGCCTCGGCCCCTTCGACGAGCGTACCGAGTCGCCGCACTTCGTGCCGCGGGCGAAGCCCCTCCGAGACATCCCCGAGAAGGAAGTGGCGCTGTACGCGCACCTGCGCGACCTCCCGGCGCACATCACCGAGTGCCCCCACGCTTCGGAGGCGTTCCGCGGGGAGATCCAGGAGTTGCTGTTGAAACTCGAAGAGGACCACCCCGGAACGCGACACTCGATCATCTCGGGGTACGAGGAGATCGCGTCGATGGCGGCCGACCGGTACCGCGGAGAGTCGACCGCCGAGATGCGCGAGTGCGAGCGCTGCGGCTCGAAGACGACCCGCGAGGTCTGTCGGAAGTGCCGGCTGCTGGAGTCGTTGGAAGCGGTCTGA
- the ftsZ gene encoding cell division protein FtsZ, with product MQDIVREAMQRDEEERDANTEAPEGDEFGSPRIVIVGAGGAGNNTVNRLYNIGVDGADTVAINTDKQHLKMIEADTKILVGKSLTQGLGAGGDPSMGERATEMAQGTIKEVLGEADLVFVTAGMGGGTGTGAAPVVSKIAKEQGAIVVGMVSTPFNVERARTVKAEEGLEKLRNEADSIIVLDNNRLLDYVPNLPIGKAFSVMDQIIAETVKGISETITQPSLINLDYADMSTIMDQGGVAVMLVGQTQDKNKTQEVVNDAMNHPLLDVDYRGASGGLVHITGGPDLTLKEAEGIANNITERLEARANVIWGARIRDEYKGKVRVMAIMTGVQSAQVLGPSTQKQADRSRESIETTEFDASENAQLSQGSSGSTATGGSWQSDGGREQREKQNGLDVIR from the coding sequence ATGCAAGATATAGTCAGAGAGGCGATGCAGCGCGACGAGGAGGAGCGGGACGCGAACACCGAAGCCCCGGAGGGAGACGAGTTCGGGAGTCCCCGGATCGTCATCGTCGGTGCAGGGGGTGCCGGCAACAACACCGTCAACCGGCTCTACAACATCGGCGTCGACGGCGCTGACACGGTGGCGATCAACACCGACAAGCAGCACCTCAAGATGATCGAGGCCGACACGAAGATCCTCGTCGGCAAGTCGCTGACGCAGGGTCTCGGTGCCGGCGGCGACCCCTCGATGGGCGAGCGGGCGACGGAGATGGCCCAGGGGACGATCAAGGAAGTCCTCGGCGAGGCCGACCTCGTCTTCGTCACGGCCGGGATGGGCGGCGGCACCGGGACCGGCGCGGCCCCGGTCGTCTCGAAGATCGCCAAAGAGCAGGGCGCGATCGTCGTCGGGATGGTCTCGACCCCGTTCAACGTCGAGCGAGCGCGGACGGTAAAGGCCGAAGAGGGGCTCGAAAAGCTCCGCAACGAGGCCGACTCGATCATCGTCCTCGACAACAACCGCCTGCTTGATTACGTCCCCAACCTCCCGATCGGCAAGGCGTTCTCGGTGATGGACCAGATCATCGCCGAGACCGTGAAAGGAATCTCGGAGACCATCACGCAACCGTCGCTGATCAACCTGGACTACGCCGACATGTCCACGATTATGGATCAGGGCGGCGTCGCGGTGATGCTCGTCGGCCAGACCCAGGACAAGAACAAGACCCAGGAAGTCGTCAACGACGCGATGAACCACCCGCTCTTGGACGTGGACTACCGGGGGGCTTCTGGCGGATTGGTCCACATCACGGGCGGCCCCGACCTCACGCTGAAGGAGGCAGAGGGCATCGCGAACAACATCACCGAACGGCTGGAGGCGCGCGCGAACGTCATCTGGGGCGCGCGCATCCGCGACGAGTACAAGGGGAAAGTCCGCGTGATGGCGATTATGACCGGCGTCCAGTCCGCACAGGTGCTCGGCCCGTCGACCCAGAAGCAGGCCGACCGATCCAGAGAGAGCATCGAGACGACGGAGTTCGATGCCAGCGAGAACGCTCAGTTGTCGCAGGGCTCTTCGGGGTCGACCGCGACGGGCGGCTCCTGGCAGTCCGACGGCGGCCGCGAACAGCGCGAGAAGCAGAACGGCCTCGACGTCATCCGATAG
- a CDS encoding ribbon-helix-helix domain-containing protein codes for MERVTLRIPKQQIEEVEQMVETGEFPNRSEAIRSAVREMLNEQQADGRDSPTKHWAKV; via the coding sequence ATGGAGCGTGTGACACTACGAATTCCGAAGCAGCAGATTGAGGAGGTCGAACAGATGGTCGAGACCGGGGAGTTCCCGAACCGGTCAGAGGCGATCCGCTCGGCTGTTCGAGAGATGCTCAACGAACAGCAGGCCGACGGACGCGACTCGCCGACCAAACACTGGGCCAAGGTGTAA